A stretch of Nitrospirae bacterium CG2_30_53_67 DNA encodes these proteins:
- a CDS encoding glutaredoxin 3: MKNKVVVYTTKTCPYCMRAKQLLNNKRVPFKEIDITEDQDREQEMIRLTGKKTVPQILIQGTPVGGCDDLRELDLSGELDRLLHTK, from the coding sequence ATGAAAAATAAGGTGGTTGTTTACACAACCAAAACATGTCCCTATTGCATGCGGGCAAAACAGCTCTTAAACAACAAACGGGTCCCGTTCAAAGAGATCGACATCACAGAAGACCAGGATCGTGAACAGGAAATGATCCGACTGACCGGGAAGAAGACCGTCCCTCAGATCCTGATCCAAGGAACCCCTGTAGGCGGATGTGATGACCTCCGAGAGCTTGACCTCAGCGGAGAGTTGGACCGCCTGCTGCATACCAAGTAA